TTGGGCGCTTCGACTGAAACGTCTAAGCTGCGTCTTTCGACTTGTTTCTGGATGTGTGCGTGAAATTCAGCTTGCCCAAAATCGCCACCGCGCCGTTCTGCCCGCCGGAAGTGGCCGGCAGCGTCCCGGTTGATCCGAATGCCTCGTTCTTCAAACGCGTGCTGCGTTTTGCCGGCCCGGGTTTGCTGGTGTCGATTGGCTACATGGACCCGGGCAACTGGGCCACCGCCATCGAGGCCGGTTCGCGTTTCGGTTACAGCCTGTTGTTCGTGGTGTTGCTGGCGAGTCTGGCGGGCATGGTCGTGCAATGCCTGTGTTCGCGATTGGGCATTGCTACCGGGCGCGATCTGGCGCAGTTGTCCCGCGAACGCTACAGCACCCCGACGGCGCGGTTGCAATGGGTGCTGGCGGAAATATCGATCATCGCCACCGACCTTGCGGAAGTGCTCGGCTGCGCACTGGCGTTTCACCTGTTGCTGGGCTGCTCGCTGACCTTCGGCATCGCTCTGACCGCATTCGATACGTTGCTGGTGCTGGCTCTGCAAAACCGTGGTTTCCGCCGGCTGGAAGCGATCATGCTGGTACTGGTGGGCACCATCGGCGTGTGCTTCTTCGTCGAGTTATTGCTGATCAAACCGTACTGGCCGGACGTCGCCCAAGGCTTCAAACCGTCACTGTCGGCGATCAGCGATGCGGCGCCGTTGTACTTGGCCATCGGCATCCTTGGTGCGACGGTGATGCCGCACAACTTGTACCTGCACACCTCGATCGTACAAACACGGCTGATCGGCCAGGACCTGGCGAGCAAACAGGACGCGGTGAACCTGGCGCGCATCGACACCATCGGCTCGCTGGCACTGGCGTTGCTGGTCAACGCGGCGATCCTGACTCTCGCGGCGGCAGCGTTCCATCAGACCGGACATTCCGACGTGGTCGACATCCAGGACGCCTATCACTTGCTCGATCCGCTGGTGGGCGGCGCGCTGGCCAGTGTGCTGTTCGGCGTGGCGCTGCTGGCGTCGGGGCAGAGTTCGACGTTCACCGGCACCATCGCCGGACAAGTGATCATGGAAGGTTATCTGAACCTGCGAATTCCCTGCTGGCAGCGGCGCCTGATCACCCGAGGGCTGGCGTTGATCCCGGCGTTCATCGGCGTGTGGCTGATGGGCGACGGTGCGGTGGGCAAGTTGCTGGTGCTGAGTCAGGTGGTGTTGAGCCTGCAATTGCCGTTTGCGCTGTATCCGCTGATTCGGATGACCAACGACAAACAACTGATGGGGCCGTTTGTGAACCGGTTGCCGACCCGGGTTCTGGCGTGGGGGTTGTTTGTGGTGATCAGTGGGGCGAATGCCTGGCTGATTCTGCAACTGGCCGCTTAACGGCCGAAGGCATCCGCCACAAAGTCAATGAACACCCGGGTCTTGGCCGGCATCAAGGTACGGCTCGGGTAATACAGCGATATCGCCCCGGCATCGCACTGCCAGTCGGGCAACAGCCGCACCAGTTCACCACGCTCGATCTGCACGCTGACATCGGGTAACACCAGCATTGTCACGCCGAGGCCCAGCAGCGCAGCCTTGCGCATGGCCATCGGGTCGTTGAGCACAATATTCGGATTGAGCAGGGCGCTGGCCTGTTCGCCGGCGTCGTTGTGCATCTGCCATTGGCGGATGCGCCCGGTGCGCAGGCCGCGCATTACGATGCCCTGGTGGTCGGCGAGGTCTGTCGGATGCCGGGGCAGGGTACGTCCGGCCAGATAGGCCGGTGAGGCCACTGCCAGTATTTCAGCGGATGCCAGTCGCCGGGAAACCACACCGGGCGTCAGCTCGAACCCGCCGCCAATCGCCACGTCGTAACCTTCGGCGATCAAGTCCACCTGACGATTTTCGAAGTGCCATTCCGGGCGGATCAACGGATAGCGCGCCAGAAACTCCGGCAGCAGCGGCAGCATGTGATCGATGCCGAACGTCGGCGGCAGGCTGATCTTGAGCACACCCGCCGGCTCGCCGCGCTCGGTTGCCACCGTCGCAATCGCGGCCTGCAAGGCATCAAGGTTGCCGCCGATGCTCGCCAGAAAACCTTCACCGGCCTCGGTCAGCGACAGCTTGCGGGTCGAGCGCTGAAACAGCCGCACGCCGAGGTTGCGTTCAAGAATCGCCACGTTGCGGCTGACCGCTGCCGGGGTCAGCGCCAGCAACCGTGCGGCGGCGGAGAAGCTGCCGGTTTCGGCGCTGCGGACGAAGGATTCGAGATTGGCGAGGGTTTCCATGGTTTCTACCTGATAGCGATGCTTGAAGATCATTCAGGGCATTACCGGCTAATCAAGTTGGAATGGCAAGCGCAAGATTCGTTTCGAGTCTTACCAAACCTTCTGGAGAACACCATGAGCACTATCGGAATCATCGGCGCTGGCGCCATCGGTTCAGCGTTTGCCAAAGCCTTGTCGCGTCAGGGCATCCCGTTGGTCATCGCCAACAGTCGCGGGCCGGAGACCTTGGCCGGACTGGTGGCAGAACTCGGCCCGACCGCCCGCGCCGTTACCCGTGAAGAAGCCGCCGCCCAGGACATCGTACTGGTCGCGGTGAACTGGTCGAAACTGCCGACGGCGCTGGCCGGGCTGCCGGACTTCGGCGGTCGGATCGTCATCGACGCCAACAACTCGATTGAAGCGCCGTCGTTCAAACCGGTGGACTTGCAGGGGCGGCCGTCCAGCGAAGTGTTTGCCGAATGGGTGCCGGGTGCACGGGTGGTCAAGGCGTTCAACCATTTGCTGGCGCGTTTGCTGGAAGCTGACCCGGCGTCGGAGGGTGGCAAGCGTGTGCTGTTCCTGTCCGGGGATGACGCGCAGGCCAAGGCTGAAGTCGGCGCACTGATCGATCAGCTCGGCTTCTTCGGGATCGACTTGGGCGAGTTGAGTGTGGGGGCGCGACTGGTGCAGTTCCCGGGCGGGCCGTTGCCGGTACTGAATCTGGTGAAGTTCGACTGACACTCAGGCAAAAAAATACCCGGTGCGACGTGAGTCGTA
This genomic window from Pseudomonas kribbensis contains:
- a CDS encoding Nramp family divalent metal transporter; translation: MKFSLPKIATAPFCPPEVAGSVPVDPNASFFKRVLRFAGPGLLVSIGYMDPGNWATAIEAGSRFGYSLLFVVLLASLAGMVVQCLCSRLGIATGRDLAQLSRERYSTPTARLQWVLAEISIIATDLAEVLGCALAFHLLLGCSLTFGIALTAFDTLLVLALQNRGFRRLEAIMLVLVGTIGVCFFVELLLIKPYWPDVAQGFKPSLSAISDAAPLYLAIGILGATVMPHNLYLHTSIVQTRLIGQDLASKQDAVNLARIDTIGSLALALLVNAAILTLAAAAFHQTGHSDVVDIQDAYHLLDPLVGGALASVLFGVALLASGQSSTFTGTIAGQVIMEGYLNLRIPCWQRRLITRGLALIPAFIGVWLMGDGAVGKLLVLSQVVLSLQLPFALYPLIRMTNDKQLMGPFVNRLPTRVLAWGLFVVISGANAWLILQLAA
- a CDS encoding LysR family transcriptional regulator; this translates as METLANLESFVRSAETGSFSAAARLLALTPAAVSRNVAILERNLGVRLFQRSTRKLSLTEAGEGFLASIGGNLDALQAAIATVATERGEPAGVLKISLPPTFGIDHMLPLLPEFLARYPLIRPEWHFENRQVDLIAEGYDVAIGGGFELTPGVVSRRLASAEILAVASPAYLAGRTLPRHPTDLADHQGIVMRGLRTGRIRQWQMHNDAGEQASALLNPNIVLNDPMAMRKAALLGLGVTMLVLPDVSVQIERGELVRLLPDWQCDAGAISLYYPSRTLMPAKTRVFIDFVADAFGR
- a CDS encoding NADPH-dependent F420 reductase; translated protein: MSTIGIIGAGAIGSAFAKALSRQGIPLVIANSRGPETLAGLVAELGPTARAVTREEAAAQDIVLVAVNWSKLPTALAGLPDFGGRIVIDANNSIEAPSFKPVDLQGRPSSEVFAEWVPGARVVKAFNHLLARLLEADPASEGGKRVLFLSGDDAQAKAEVGALIDQLGFFGIDLGELSVGARLVQFPGGPLPVLNLVKFD